A single Ziziphus jujuba cultivar Dongzao chromosome 11, ASM3175591v1 DNA region contains:
- the LOC125419637 gene encoding uncharacterized protein LOC125419637 yields MGSTATMAELRVNHRFSSVNAHEIIRINQIFASKNALQKKISLYALRRNFEFKVKKSDRVRYEVVCANNNCMWRMRATKLHGDNTEAFMIRAFKDEHICSLNIMKRDHRQATSSVIGDIIQPMFDGISRQYKPRDIVHEIRSNYGVNIIYNKAWAVKEVALSGLWGTPEDSYAKLPLWSHVLKSKNPGTFTRIEIDDQNRFLYFFMALGASIRGFQHMRRVTAVDGTTLKNRYRGLLYIASCLDANNQIYPLAYGIGPGETDAAYTWFFESFKEAFGDDPNIAFISDRHKSIAKAICTVFPNNHHGHCTYHLGTNLRAKKFKGNVNAIISTFNDAARAYIVEDFDKAMQLLAGVSIEAVQYLKDASPSKWARSHFPGNRYNIMTTNIAESMNSVLIDARDKPVLPLLDHIRDVLQRWWYERRTNTAAMQTPVTNWLEKIMQDRSNNGRGLCVMPMNLYEFQVVGHGMFVGVVNLENKTCSCKEFDIDGFPCVHAIAACKHQHISPYFLCSVHYSVDSLRDAYSETIYPLKSQWHAPDDVINQVVLPPQIGKQSGRPRKKRIQSQGEERHQYRCGRCKQVGHSS; encoded by the exons atg ggttctaccgcaaccatggctgaacttagggttaaccatcgcttctcatccgtcaatgcccatgaaatcattcgaatcaaccaaatctttgcgagtaagaatgcgctacagaagaagattagtctttatgcactaaggagaaattttgaattcaaggtcaagaagtcggatagagtccgatatgaggttgtatgtgcaaacaacaattgcatgtggcgaatgcgtgctaccaaactacatggtgataatacagaggccttcatgattagggccttcaaggatgagcatatttgctctttaaatatcatgaaaagggatcatcgtcaagcaacaagttcagttatcggagacatcatccagccaatgtttgatgggatttcaaggcaatacaaacctcgagatatcgtgcatgagattcgctctaattacggagtaaacataatctacaacaaagcatgggccgtTAAGGAAGTTGCATTATCAGGTTTAtggggcacgccagaagattcatatgcaaaacttcctttatggagtcacgttttgaagagcaaaaatccgggcacgtttactcgaattgaaattgatgatcaaaacagatttttatattttttcatggcacttggagctagcattagagggttccagcatatgcggagagtcacagctgtcgatggaactacactgaagaatagatatagaggtttgttatatattgcatcatgtttggatgcgaacaatcaaatttatccacttgcttatggaataggccctggggagacggatgcggcttacacgtggttttttgagagctttaaagaagcgtttggagatgatccgaatatagcttttatatcggatagacacaagagcattgcaaaagcaatatgtacagttttccctaataatcaccatggccactgcacatatcatcttggtacaaatttacgtgctaagaagtttaaaggtaatgtcaacgcgattatatcaacttttaatgatgcagctagagcatatattgttgaggattttgataaggccatgcagcttttagcaggggttagtattgaagctgtacaatatctcaaggatgcaagtccttcaaaatgggctagatcacattttccgggcaatagatacaacataatgacaactaacattgcagagagcatgaactctgtgcttattgatgctagggataaacctgttttgccattactagatcacattcgtgatgtcttgcaaaggtggtggtatgaacgtcgaactaacactgctgcaatgcaaactcctgttactaattggttggaaaaaatcatgcaggaccgctcaaataatggcagaggcttatgtgttatgccaatgaacttatatgagtttcaagttgttggccatggcatgttcgttggagttgttaacttagaaaataagacgtgctcatgcaaggaatttgacattgatggatttccttgtgtccatgcaattgcagcatgtaagcatcaacatatctctccatatttcctttgctcggtgcattactcagttgactcactccgtgatgcatattcggaaaccatatatccacttaaaagtcagtggcatgctccagatgatgtcataaaccaggttgtacttccacctcaaattggcaaacagtcaggaagaccgagaaagaagaggattcaatctcaaggagaggagcgtcatcaatatagatgcgggaggtgcaaacaggttggtcacagcagctga